In the genome of Meles meles chromosome 16, mMelMel3.1 paternal haplotype, whole genome shotgun sequence, one region contains:
- the BHLHE23 gene encoding class E basic helix-loop-helix protein 23, translating into MAELKSLSGDAYLALSHGYAAATAGLAYGAAGGPEAARGYGAPGPGGDLPTAPAPHPAAVAESSGEQSGDEDDAFEQRRRRRRRGPGGAADARRRPREQRSLRLSINARERRRMHDLNDALDGLRAVIPYAHSPSVRKLSKIATLLLAKNYILMQAQALDEMRRLVAYLNQGQGLAAPVAAAPLTPFGQAAVYPFSTGAPLPCPDKCAAFSGTPSALCKHCNEKP; encoded by the coding sequence ATGGCCGAGCTCAAGTCGCTGTCGGGGGACGCGTACCTGGCGCTGAGCCACGGCTACGCGGCGGCGACCGCGGGCCTGGCCTACGGGGCGGCCGGGGGGCCTGAGGCGGCCCGCGGCTAcggcgcgccgggcccgggtGGTGACCTCCCCACGGCGCCCGCGCCCCACCCCGCGGCCGTGGCCGAGAGCAGCGGCGAGCAGAGCGGCGACGAGGACGACGCCTTCGAGCAgcggcggcggaggcggcggcggggaCCCGGGGGCGCGGCCGACGCGCGGCGGCGGCCCCGGGAGCAGCGCTCTTTGCGGCTGAGCATCAACGCGCGCGAGCGGCGGCGGATGCACGACCTGAACGACGCGCTGGACGGGCTGCGCGCCGTCATCCCCTACGCGCACAGCCCGTCGGTGCGCAAGCTCTCCAAGATCGCCACGCTGCTGCTCGCCAAGAACTATATCCTCATGCAGGCACAGGCCCTGGACGAGATGCGGCGCCTCGTGGCTTACCTCAACCAGGGCCAGGGCCTGGCGGCGCCGGTGGCCGCTGCGCCCCTGACGCCCTTCGGCCAGGCCGCTGTATACCCGTTCTCCACAGGCGCCCCGCTGCCCTGCCCTGACAAGTGCGCGGCCTTCTCCGGGACGCCCTCGGCGCTGTGCAAACACTGCAACGAGAAGCCATGA